In Oncorhynchus tshawytscha isolate Ot180627B linkage group LG24, Otsh_v2.0, whole genome shotgun sequence, the genomic window CAAAGGGAGGGGACACTCTTAAGAATGAGCTTCAGTGTGCCGTGGGGACGTCTTTTTTTAAACGTAGTCCAGCACACTTTTGAGGACATTTTGGAACCAGCACTGTGGCGGGGTCATTCTAGAATGAGCCCTAAAGGGCCTTTTGGAACATTGTAATTAGGGACATGTGGGTTTGGCGTCCCCTCTGATCTGTGATCAGGTATAGCGTGCAACATGCATTAGGTTTTTACTGCCCTGTATCAGCGCTGGGATGAGGTCATCAGTGTTGGCCGCGGCGCACATGGCATTTAGTCCAAGAGTAATGGACGGAGGTGACATATCAATCCCACTGAGGAGGGATCTACGGGAAGCAGGTGGAACGTTTCCCAAacaggagaggggtggggagaggggaagagcgagGGAATTACGGGATAGAGTCGGGTGTGGGGGCGGTGGTAAAGGTTGAGAGTAAGTCAAGCGAGTAAGAGTGTAGGAGAAGGAGCTGGACAACGGGGCGCAGAGAAAGCGAGACAGTGAGAGCGTGAGGGGTGGAGATTTGGGGGAAGTTAGGAATGGAGGGTGCTGGGTGCTATGAGGCGGGTGTGACTATAAGGGCACAGGGTTGAGGGtctgggggggggtggggggtgtcagGGAGGGGGAAATAGAAACAGACCCGCTCCTTGGACCAGCACTGCAATGGCCCCAGCTATGTTCCTCTGGCCCTGTCACTCTCTTTTAAGCAGATCTGGCACTGCTCAACGCTAAATATGATTTCAGGCCAGCAGCGCTGGCAATTACAACATGTTAGAAAAATATACACtgtttttcaatgttttactcctgttttttttttactcgcCTGTAATTGTATTTAGTTACGGGGAAGGTAAAACGTGGGACAGTGGCTTCTAATACGGTGTTATTTTCCAATGGCTGCAGAATTGACCTGAATTGGGTTCCACCTCCGCCCGTTTTTAAAGTATCACTACTGACAAGCAGTAACCGAATTTGACatattaaaaaaaatctgtgttcACTTTATCATAAAACGCAGTAATCCCATAAAAAGGTAATCTGCTAAAATTACTGCAATTCCACTTGCCAAGCTTTCAGAGAGTGTCTGGATGGTTCTTTTTTGAATACATGTCTTGAAGTAATGGCAATCACTGCCAAATTACATTCTTGGATGACTTAGATGCAGTGGTGTGCCAACAACTCGAACTGTTGTCATTCGCTGTTTAGACTTGTTCGTGAGGGGGCGTGTTTACTTCAGAGGGGAGCCCAGAAAACATCAAGTTGGGTTGAGTGTTCAGGAGTCCTGTATATAGAGCTAATAAAACAGAAATCACAAATACTGCTGCTGCATTTCGGTGTACTGTAAATCTGTTGGGCAATGTAGGGTTGGGGATGGGTTGCATTTGGCATTGGCCACCGGAACATTCCACCCTCATCTTCAACTGTGTCAACAGCAGGTCATCCTGTGTATTCAGGCAGCACACACATCTAGCCTTACTATTGTCAAAATCTTATTTTAACTTTACCTGCAATGCTGAGACCATTACAGCAACCTCAGATAGAACACAGATTGAGCATTAATCAAACTCTTTAATATAGCTTCAGGGAAAGAGCTGTTGAAATTAGAGAGAAAATGGGGGATTATAATTAATAATACCGAAAATGACTAATTCGGTTTTAAGCTGAATCTACCCAGAAACACCACCATGTGCTGTTTTCAAATATAAGTTACGTTACCCATGTTTTGTCCATATTTAAAGGGAGAAAATGGTATGCTACTTGTCGCATAAAGGAACTGCCACCTGTATTTCAACAATTTACTCATTATTCACAGGCGTTTGGGAGGATAATGTGGAgaaggaggcgagagagagagagacacacagaatcCCAGACAgacgtgtgtttgtgttgggcCCGTCTCGCCTCACAAGCCCACTGATGGGTGGGTGTGCAACAGGGCTCAATCCCCATCCCGCACATTCCCTCATTAGGAATTCTGAGACGCATTCAGTAGCTTGTCACTGGAAGAGAATACCTCCTTCACTCAAGGGTAGggcggggagagagggtgagagagagagagcgagagagagttggagagatagagggggtgcCTGGATATAGAAAGATAAGTAACGGAGTAGACCCTGCTCAAAAAATGTCATGGTCCTTTCAACATGGTGGCCATTGAATTGATGAGTATTCTCATATTTCTATAATGAGTGATTTGTACTGGTCAAAAAAACAAAGTTGCAGAACACAAATACATGGTAAATCCACTACACAGATCATCAAGCACCTTCCTCTGTTCAAAAACTGCATGAGGACTGAAGAATTCCAATCCATGCTGACACAAACATTTcaagaatctgtgtgtgtgtgtgtgtgtgtgtgtgtgtgtgtgtgtgtgtgtgtgtgtgtgtgtgtgtgtgtgtgtgtgtatgtatgaattGTCTAACATTGCCATATTAAATAATCAATTTCTAGTTATGAGGTGTGATTGAATTAATGAATCTACACATTCAACAATGCAAATGCAAAGAGAGTAAAAAATGGTTGAAATTAGCAAAATTGAAAAGAACAGAATCAAAACTGATAGAAAATGCTGATTAGAGCTGTGACTCACGTAGACACTCGTTAGCCTCGCGAGCGCTGGCCCTTTGCCATGGCCGGTCGTAGTGAAAGGGCTTGCAACGGTCGCACTCGGGCCCCTCCGTGTTGTGCTTGCAGTCGCACACCAGCTTGCCCTCCTTGTCTTTGAGGCAGCGTGAGGCGTGCCCGTTGCACTTACACCTCCCGCCCACCTGGAAGTCCCCCACCGCGTAGAAGTACGCCGGCAGAGACGTGGACGGTACCATTGGGTCTTCGTCAATCCGGCCTCCCCCGCCTATCCCCACTCCTCCTGCTCCTAGCTCACGTGGCAGCTGGGGCCGGCTGAAAACTACACGGATGTCAGTGACTGTCACCCAGTCCTGGAGCACAGGGCTGTTGTCAAAGTCCTTCCCGGAGGGCCGCCCGTCCAGAGTGCTGAAGGCAATGAGCCCCCCGGATAGAGGGTAGAGGTCTGTGTGGCCATCGGTGCACAGGCCCTCCTGCTCGTTCTGCTTGGTGATGGCCGCCTTGTTGGGCCGGTTGTACATGCGCCGACACTGGGACGAGTAGTACTGATAAGGTGTCCAGCTCTTGCCATAGTCCATGCTCTTGTAGATGGCCAGTGACTCAGGGCGGGGCGAGCAGAACTGCAGGCTGACGTAGGTGATCTCAAACTTCTTGCCCAGCGACAGGGTGAGGGTGACGTTGTGCGGCGAGGTGTGCAGGTTCTCCGATTGCCAGCAGGTGAGGTTGTGGGCCGAGTTGAGGTCAGTGAGGTAGGAGGGCGGATGGGCACGCCGCGGGTCCGCCGCGTCGCAGATCTGGCAGGTGCGCACTGAGGGCCGCTCATCACCGCGCTCCACCACACTACAAGAGCGGGACGGCGTCGGCCGGCCGCACACACTGGACACGGCCACCTCCTTGCCAAAGGCGGCGTTGATGAACTCGGGGATACAGCGGCGGGCAGCGCCCGCGTCGTCATAGCATGGGTCTGGGGGTGTCTGCTGCCCAGCGAAGGGATTGGCAGCACCGTtaggagaggcgggagaggcggAGCATGCCAGGAGGCAAAGCCCCAGCAGGCACCTCCAGGCTTCCCTCatcctgcgtgtgtgtgcgtgtgtgtccgagGGAGTGTATGTGTAGGTGTGAGAGGGGGAGTGGAAGGAGACCCTTCCTTTAGGGAGACCGTGACCACCGCAGCCTGTCCTGTGAAACAGAGaaacaagagaaagaaaagagagagggagagataagtgCCAGAGCTTGCCATAAAATGATTCAAAGCAACAAACAACTTTTTTGACCTCTGCTTATTGATGAAAATATTCACAGTTCAGTCATGTAGATATTCTCATGCTATTGTGGACACGTCCAATCGTCCAAAACACTTCCAGTCATCTTACTGTCGTCAATTCAACCCTACTATATCCGTAAGCTTGCTCATGTGAGCTAAATATCATGTTTGTGACATGTCAACACACCTCAGGGCCTTATAATGAGTAATGGAGTGTTTTCATTAACTAAAAGCCTGTAAAAGAGGTagtgggagagatgggggggtgggggggagaacaagtgagtgagagagagaaagagagtgaccaTATAAAGAGAGATCTTAGATGTTTGGGGCCGGGGCCGGAGCGACCGAGTCCTGAATTTCAATGGCGCCACTCTTTCAGCACCTCCATTCAGGTCGTGGCGAGGCACTCTGGTCGTGCTTCGGCAGCGCGCGCGGCAGAAGTCACCCCATAATCCCCCGTTCAAAATATACGGGCAGAGCCGTCAGCCACACTTGACCTTAGCCAACTCCCCAATTCAACGGTAAAAGAACACTGACCTAAAGAGGAACTAAAGACAAATAACTAGCTGTACACAGCATTGAACACAATATAGTATTTATTTCCCCACTAGGCAAGTGCAACGCTATATGCCATTTGAACATAAAACATTGGACATGTACCCAGGTACTGTAGCTATATGTGGGCTACAATGGCAACATATGTTCTTTACAGAGGCAGATTCCTGGAAGGCCCCATTGGCAGAGCTGGCTGTAACAAAGCCATTGGTTTGGGCTGAAAGGTCTCTATAAATCTCAGACTGTCAGTGTACCTGGATGAGATCATTCAAATGGGCTCCACACCAGACAGGGGCCTCTCGTTTccaaagagggaaagagggagagaaggagcgcgagagagagagggaatgagagaaagatgtAGGGTAGAGCgaaaaagggagggagaaaagagatgTATACAGCCCGGGGCTTTTCCTCCCTAATCCCACCCTTATTTGCCGGGGTGTCAAGCCTGGAAGGACCCCATTTGAGACAGACAGCCGAGAGGTTGAGAAGGCGCCCCGATCGTCTTTGCAAGGAATTTATTAAGCTACAATGAAACTGTtgcccctcctttctcccccccccttctcctcctctcactcctcttatTGGGCATCCCTCCCCTCCTTGGCTAAACAAAAGCCTGCATCTGCCTTGCACTTCAGTCGAGGAGGAAGGCAGACGGAGCGAGTTAAAATGAGTCGAAAAACAAAAGTTCTGTTCTTTTCTTTTTTAGGGGTTCCAAAGCTAGCAACTCAGAACACTGGAGAAAGAGCCCAGTCGTCCGGTAAATAGGGGTGCTCTTTTCTACTCAACTGCTTAAGCTTCTACCATTTGGCCTCTCCTCtggctggaggtgtgtgtgtgtgtgtgtgtgtgtgtgtgtgtgtgtgtgtgtgtgtgtgtgtgtgtgtgtgtgtgtgtgtgtgtgtgtgtgtgtgtgtgtgtgtgtgtgtgtgtgtgtgtgtgtgtgcgcggtaaGAACGGAAAGAGGATCATCAAAATGTAAAGAGATAGAGATAGCGAGATAGAAAACCATTGAAATTTCTGTTCCAACTTCTTTATCTATTTATTTTAACTTGGCCGCAAAACATGCATTCTTGTGCATTTCTGGGAGAGTGGTTACATATATCTCCCTAACAATGTTCTATGGGAACAAAGTAAACTATGATTTGACTTTCTTGCGAACAGTCTTTGGACCTAGAAAGGCgacacacaaataaacaaaccaaCTATTTTGCTTCCCAAACATTAACCAGTACTTAAGGCTAAATTGAAGTACGGAATGGAATGCTCTCACAGCCATCCGAGCACCTAAAAAAACCTGTCCACCTCACATCAAATAAAATTCCATGTAATGAAAAATGGAGAGTAGGAATGGAACGAGGCTGGTTCATAAATGATTTGGCAAGGAGTGCTGGGCGGAAGACTATGATCAATGGGACATGTCTGAGGGGAAAGGCTAAAGTGGGTGAGCAGGCGGGAGTACATCATTGGAGGCACTCCATCATCAAAGCCTGGCAGCCAGACCAGGCAGCCAGGTCAGGCCCACAGGAGGAGACCGCTGATGGAATTAGCAACTCATTAGCATCGCGGTCCAGCTTCCGTCAGCGCCGCGCCCGTCGGAgaaagggagaggtgagagatggagggacagagagagagagagagagagagagggaggggggctgcAGTGACTATTACAGAgacggacagtgagagagagggagcatggtTGGAAAGGCAGAGGTACAAAGTGGGGTGAAAAGTGTCTGAGAGTGATAGAGCAAAACAAATAActgaaagaggcagagagaaggagggagggagggagggaggggagggagggagggagggagggagggagggagggagggagggagggagggagggagatggaaagagaacgAGTGACAGTGATAAGGCAGAGACATCTAAAAGGGAGAGCGAgtgaggacagagatggagagaaagaaagcgaaggagagggggaaacgacagagatggaaagagggagtagagggagggagattaaaaaaaggagggagagacagggggagacagattAAGGTGGAGGACGGCCCGTGGATGACTAAATATGGTGTGGTCCACACACAGCTCTGCTCGGCCTGCCGGGAGATTCTTCCAGCGGTCTGGTGCTGTCAAGCACGTCTGGCAGATGAGACGCATAGGTTAAACAGAGGAGGAACAGTGCCATTGCCGCTCTAATTCCACCTCAACAGTTCCCCCTGAAAAGAACActcactagctagctaggctctatcacaaccggcagtgattgggagtcccatagggcagcgcacaattggcccagttttgtccgggttagggtttggccggggtaggccgtcatt contains:
- the ntn2 gene encoding netrin 2 isoform X2, with the protein product MREAWRCLLGLCLLACSASPASPNGAANPFAGQQTPPDPCYDDAGAARRCIPEFINAAFGKEVAVSSVCGRPTPSRSCSVVERGDERPSVRTCQICDAADPRRAHPPSYLTDLNSAHNLTCWQSENLHTSPHNVTLTLSLGKKFEITYVSLQFCSPRPESLAIYKSMDYGKSWTPYQYYSSQCRRMYNRPNKAAITKQNEQEGLCTDGHTDLYPLSGGLIAFSTLDGRPSGKDFDNSPVLQDWVTVTDIRVVFSRPQLPRELGAGGVGIGGGGRIDEDPMVPSTSLPAYFYAVGDFQVGGRCKCNGHASRCLKDKEGKLVCDCKHNTEGPECDRCKPFHYDRPWQRASAREANECLPCNCNLHARRCRFNMELYKLSGRKSGGVCMNCRHNTAGRHCHYCKEGFYRDMARPITHRRACKACDCHPVGAAGKTCNQTTGQCPCKDGVTGITCNRCAKGYQQSRSPVAPCIKIPVVNPTAMVSSSTEEPADCESYCKPVKGNLKINMKKYCKKDYAVQVNVLDMETVGDWAKFSVNVVSVYKSRGEPLKRGDNVLWIHMKDLACKCPKIQMSKRFLVMGTSETGPGGPGAGGPGAGPGAAGAAAGAERVGLLADKNSLVIQWRDVWTRRLRKFQRKEKKGKCSKA
- the ntn2 gene encoding netrin 2 isoform X1, producing the protein MREAWRCLLGLCLLACSASPASPNGAANPFAGQQTPPDPCYDDAGAARRCIPEFINAAFGKEVAVSSVCGRPTPSRSCSVVERGDERPSVRTCQICDAADPRRAHPPSYLTDLNSAHNLTCWQSENLHTSPHNVTLTLSLGKKFEITYVSLQFCSPRPESLAIYKSMDYGKSWTPYQYYSSQCRRMYNRPNKAAITKQNEQEGLCTDGHTDLYPLSGGLIAFSTLDGRPSGKDFDNSPVLQDWVTVTDIRVVFSRPQLPRELGAGGVGIGGGGRIDEDPMVPSTSLPAYFYAVGDFQVGGRCKCNGHASRCLKDKEGKLVCDCKHNTEGPECDRCKPFHYDRPWQRASAREANECLPCNCNLHARRCRFNMELYKLSGRKSGGVCMNCRHNTAGRHCHYCKEGFYRDMARPITHRRACKACDCHPVGAAGKTCNQTTGQCPCKDGVTGITCNRCAKGYQQSRSPVAPCIKIPVVNPTAMVSSSTEEPAADCESYCKPVKGNLKINMKKYCKKDYAVQVNVLDMETVGDWAKFSVNVVSVYKSRGEPLKRGDNVLWIHMKDLACKCPKIQMSKRFLVMGTSETGPGGPGAGGPGAGPGAAGAAAGAERVGLLADKNSLVIQWRDVWTRRLRKFQRKEKKGKCSKA